CGGCGTCCTCCGCCTTCCCCCAGCCGCAACCGGGGCCGGCGGAGCCGCCCGCCCCGCAGCGCCCTCCTTACCCGGCCCCGCACGGCCGTTGCCCGCCCGACCTCTCCCGGCGAAAGCCGCTCCCTGCGCGCTGCCCCGAGCCCGCCGCCGGCACAGAGCCTCCTCCAGCGGGAGCACCAGCAGCCGGGCCCGGGACTCCCCCGTCACCGCGCCTGCGCCGACGAGCCCACCGTCGGCAGCAGCGGCGCCTCGCGCCACCGCGCGTGCGCCAGGGCGCACTGCAACCCACAGCAACGGGCCCCTCGCGCGGCGACTCCGTCGCGCACGCGCAGTAGCGGCGGCGCGCGGGGAGGTGATCCCCGGCTCTCCACCCGTCTTCCTACGCGTGCGCAGCCGCCCGCCTGGGAGCCGTCCGGGCAGCGTAGGGCGGGGCGCGCGGGGCTGCACAGGCGCAGTGGGCGCCACGCCCCCCCCGAGCTGGGCTCACCTAGCCTCaccctgctccgctggggctggaaatggcctcGGCTGTCGGCTGTCGGCTGCGGTGGGCGGTGCTTCTGCGGGGTCGTGTCCTGGAGACTGGGGAAGCCCGGCGCGGCGAGATCCGGCAGCATCATGTCTCCGGCCTGGAACGCCAGGGCTCGCTGAGCTGACGGTAGCTGGGCTGCGAGGTGAGGAGCTGGGGAGCGGGGACGGTGTCCGTGCCCGGCCGCGCTCAGCCTCCGGACAGCGGCGCTATGGGAGGCTGCGGGTGATACCGCTTTGCGGCACGGCCGGGGCGGCTGCCACCGCTGCCAGGCGGGATGCTTGGGGGCTTGTTTTGCAGGCGGGCGCAGAGCCCGGAGCCGAGGGCTTGGAAGAGTCTCCGCGAACGGAGGCGAAACGGTGAAACTGGCGCACAGCGCCGTCCGGCAGCGCCTGAGCGTCGGCACGGAACGAGGAGGGGAATAAACAGCGTCTCGGTGCTCGCTGGGAACAGATGTGCTGCCACAAGTTATTTTGGGATACAGGCGATCCCTCTGGGTGGTGGTCGATGGTTTATCTTTTATGCATATGCTGCTAAAGCTTAACGGAGTGGCAGAGAACAGACTTGACCGTCTCAGTCCTTTTGCCTGTGTGAAAtgttttaaataccagtgttatAAAACAGTATtaccaaattttaaaaataagatatgGCCCTAGCTAAATTTAAGATCTCGACAGCTAATAAAATCTTAGAACCTCAAAATTACCGTACCAATGTTGCACTGTTTGTACAGTTTGTGGAGTACTAATACTGGCTGTTGAGGTGTGGGAGTTTTCTGGACCACCAAGGTGGTGAAGGGTTCACAGCAAGTAACTGTCTGACTGAAAAGTAGCAATTTAAGTCTGTTCTTATTGTTTGCAAGACCTTACagtttggagggttttttgtgtggCTGCAAGGTAAAAGAGTAATTGCGAACTTGATAAACTGAAGTGCCCTGTTTGGGGTTGCAGTATTTTTATTAGGCAAATGACACATTGATGTTGTGTAGGTTAGCTCAGAAAACAGCTGAGGAAAACACATCTGTAGTGGGAATTTGCAGGACAATCTTTGGTAATGAATGTTAGAATTCTTGTGTTTGTGTCTTGGTAAGGCTTATAAAAACTGTAACATATGTCTGTATTATTGACTTTGTAGAGAAAGTTGAGAACCAGCCCAGCTAATAAACAGCATCAGGTATCAGAGTTAATCAGATGACTGATAGTGCACAGTTGTTATTTACAACTGTAATGGATTCCAGCCATACTGCTACTGCAGGACTGGAATATGCTTAGATGTGCAGTGACTATGTTAGTGTATGCAGCAGAATATAGCAGCAAActgttttctgtaaaataaaatgtttctcagTGCTAATAGTATGTAAATATTCCCAGTTTTCTTTCTCAGTTGCAAAgatgttgatttttttcagttgatCTCCTAAACAGCAATATATCTAAAAGCATAATTACAAATGCGTATAGAAGCTTAATTGGTGTTTGTGTCCAGAATGAAGTAGGAACTTGGCTGCAAAATCTCATGGATTTTTCTTTCTGGATTACTTTTCAGCTAGATCAATTTGCCCATTTGACTCATCTTGTGACCAAAGTCTTATGCAAAGGTATTGTAGGGACAAGAACCTCTTTAAGAGTAGTGCTGCTAAAGAACTAACCATGTGCTCAGTTTTTCCACTGGAAGAATTCTGAAAAGCATTAGTAAAACCACTTAGTTTTGTTACTTACTCATTCATAATGCTCTATTTCTAGCTTTCAATTGAGGAAAATGTGATaaacaaaattaataattttattacTCATGCAAAGGATAATGTTCCTGTGATGAAATGGAGTAAAGATAATAGGATACAGCAGAAATGGAAAATCCAGGAGAAAATGCAGGAATGTTTTcaacaaaaatgcaaaattacCAGAACTAGATAGAATATGGCCAAGAAATGAGGAGGGTTAAAATAGCATCAAGCTATATGTATGGAGTTTGCCACATGATCTTTAGTAACCAGTAGTAATTATCGAGGAAAACAAAGTAGAGATACTGTAATGTCTCTCTTCAGACCTTGCATTTATGGGAGCATAACACTTACTTGCTTCAGTGTTGCGGTAGCAACTTACCCTTTGTGGCTTGCACATCTTATGTTTTGGGACTTGACAAGATTAAAATAGGCAACATAGCTGTGGAAATCACATTCATTTGCATTTTCTGCCAAGGTTATGGCCTAACCAAGgtcatttttttaatgcatcttttcttttaaaaatattttaaaggctgCTGAAGGAACAGGACAAACAGATTAAAAATTATGTGGTAGTTTTATGAAATCATTCTCCACCTAGAATGACAATAAGAGCCAAAAAACAGTCTATGTGAGTTTGCTCTGATGTGTAATGATAGCTTTGTTTCACTCACAGATGTTACATGACAGCCAACATAATTTTCAGAGATTGCCAAATTATGACCAGTGAATCTTTTGTGAGTTATTTAATGATGTGACAACATAAGGCCTGAAATGCAGAAATTTCTGATGCACTTCCATTAACTATGGCCATGTTTCCTATGGAACTGTCATCACAGTCTTGTGCATGATACACTTCAGAGTCATAAAACAATCATCTGCTCACAATGTTTCTTTTTGATCCTCACTGGCATTCCAAAGAGGATCTGTTTGAGGAAGCAGATTTTGAAACTAAATTTCATATCACTCTAGAATACTAAAATCAGTGGACTGAACAAAGATGCTGACTTGAAAGCCTGTCACAATGTACATAATCCTTGTAAAGCAAGAGTCATTAACGTTCATGCCAAGGCCCTTTCCCTACAAATGGTGTAACAGattaagaacagaaacatctgctTTTAACCTTggattttgctgctgctttgtctGATCTGATGGCTGTAATCATGATCATGTGGTCACTTGGAGGAAGCAAGGGGAGCAAAGGCCCTTTCCTGTCATAGCTGCTGACCGTTCCTGTTACTTGCAGTGTGACACCACCAGCACTGATACAGTTGTGTATTGTGTTCGTGTACCTCACAGCAGCCACACAAGCAGGAGGGAGGTTCACCGCTAAGAGGAACCAGGTGGTACTATTCCTTTTGTAGCAGCCAACACTGATGCTCACCTAACATGACTGTGGAACTATCTGAAGTCACTGATGACTTATTTACATTTAAAACTACTAGTTAGCTTTCTAGTTTGAAGTGGCAGATAACCCAGTATGTCTGAAATGAAATGCATCTACTAGTTATCTCTTTGAATCTGCAAAAGATAGTATCTACAATAGTATCTACAATAGTATCTACAATAGTATCTACAATAGTATCTACAATAGTATCTACAATAGTATCTACAATAGTATCTACAATAGTATCTACAATAGTATCTACAATAGTATCTACAATAGTATCTACAATAGTATCTACCAGTGAGTGTCTACTAATACTGCAGCTGTATCCTACTGGGTGGAAAAAAAATGGCTAATGTTAATTGTTTTTCTTAAGTATCTGTGTCCTGAGTGTTAAGTGAACTGTTTCTGTCTCACTTTCCTTTATGCATCCTGATGCTATAAACCATATCAGCTGTATATAACTGAATCTTCATTAGCACATTGAGATTGCTGGtttatttgttgttgtgttttttgttttgtttttttttttttttgtgatgagtCACTGGAAAAATAACAGTAATACAATGCAGTTTGATTCACTACTCATAATAAAAAATGTTGAATCAGGAGTGTGGTCTCTTCATTCACTCATGTAGCATTGCTTACCTACATTTGTATCGTAAACTACTTTGTTAAGGATATACTTATTTTTGTTAGGAAGGAACAACTAATCCACTTGTCAGTATTCTCAAATAGTGGGAAGATTATCCTTGACACTGGAGAAAATTCTTGAACACCCGTCAAACAAGTGGAACTATTAGTCAATGGATTCAGGGCCAAATCCCAATTTTATATCACCAGGCACATCATAGACTTTGGGTCACCTTTTTAAAGGGGGGAACTGAGAAAGTATTTAGCAGAGTTCCACTACAGTCATTTCACTGAGAATTAAATGAGTATTTTGTACCTATGCTGgataaaaggaggaagaaagtatGGCTTTGAGCCCACCAGCTAATAGCCTCCTTTTCCCATTCCATTTAAGCAGAGTTTGTATGAAATTGAGAATCCAGACTCTCTGTGTCAGTGACAACCATCTCTATGTACTTAAAGGCAAGTATGGCTTTCATTCACTACATCTATTTTCttccacaaatcaaaaccaaagaaTGTACAAGTTAaacaaaagcacttttttttttttttttaattgtttcaggCTTACCGAAGGACTAGAAAAGTGTACATGAGCTATTTTTTGTCAGAACAGATGATATGCATTTTCTCAAGTAATGTGTGGTTTCATCACATCACTGTTTTTTGTATTGGTGTCTTCATGAGCAGAAATATTTTGCACTGTCAGTGTCATTATGTTCATAATGCTCTTTTGGGGGTTTTCTTTTAAGTCAGTTTCTATTGCTCCAACTTCTGCTAGTTTCCATTCGAGCTCTGTAAAAACAAATTACGGTTTACTCTGATAATTGCAATAAATTCTCACTTAAGAGGAAAAGGACTTTTATTACAAAGACTGGGCTCCAtctcaacagcaacaaaaatagaATCATCCTTGTGACAACTCAGCTTTATCTCAGTAAAATATCTAACTATGAAACTGCAAAATATCCATGGCTATTCAACATTCTTACTAGAGAATTAGACAAATTAATTCTTTGGTTTTTGTAGTcttttttccaccaaaaaaaccaccaaacctgtAGGCAGTGATATGTAGATTTAATGATTACAAACagcatacatttttttaataatgtgaattatttaaaaatatttcccatACCTTCCACTTTAAGGTATATTCCCCCACATTCAGCTATGCCAATGAACCTGCCTTTTATTTCACCAGTTTTATATAGAAGTATTGTGGGTAAACATCTGTCATTGTAATTCTGAATGCAGCTGTTTACAATGGCTTTGAGAAACTTCACTCCTGGGAACTTCCTGACTAGCAGGCTGAGATGTCCATTAACCAGTAAACACATTGGGATGCTAGAAAAGAATAAGGAAGTATGATGACGTTTGCAGTATAAaggatttgttaaaaaaaaagttaaaaggctttattttttaataaaagtacCTTTTCCTATAGTCTGCTTCTACTTTAATTTGCTATAAGAATTGCACCACAAATTTTATTTAGCTTCTTCTAAGATCATTGTGATTTAAAGAGTTGCCCAAGTAAAAACGCATAATAGGCACAGTCTATAAAATGTCAGTAAAGCTGCCAGATGCTTCAAGCATTATGCCTCAGTTTTGTTTTCTACtctaaaaaaggggggggggcttGTTCCCCTCCAGGCAATTAGCCTTTTAGAAGTTAAGATCTTAGTTGTAACTGGCTGAAGTTCAAGAACCTTATTCAGTCTGTGGACCCTCaacaaattccagcagcagcctcTCCTTCTTTAGGAGTTTTGAGTTTCATCACAGGCTCATATTTATGCAATGAAAAAACACATGGAATTGGTTCTCCAGTAAACAAAAACAAGGAAGTGCGAGAAAAAatgctattttctttcttcagatcTGTAAATTTAAATTACTGTATTTTGAACAAATTGATTTGATTTACCTATTCCTGTTGTTTCTGGAAATAATACTCAGTTCCTGACAACTGAGAAGAATCAAAGAAGGTTCCTCGCAACAGGcttaaagagaaggaaaagagaaagcccATCTGAATCTAGAAAATGCATTAGACATTCCATACCAATTCTCAGTGCTTTTGAAAAACATCTGATAGAGTTGCTAACATGCTGAACTAATTGTGGGAGTCCTTTGACGTTTGTGCTGGATCCTGTCACAACTTCTGCTACCGTTAGAGAATTTATCAGGGAATGGATAAACTAACGAATTCCCTAGCTTTCCTCAGTTTTCATGACTGAGACTTTTCCTATTGGGCTTTTGATTTGTTTGAGTTAAAGGGAACATGAAGGTAGAATAACCCTGTTAGAGCATTCCTGCTGAGAAGAGTCTGCAAAGGAACTTCCCATAGCACAGACAGTGGATACCACTTTCTCAGTGAAATTCAGAAATCTGAATGAGGCTCAGTACATGGTGATGAGCATGCATAGCAAAAGACATCTTTCATATAATGGAGCAAAACTCACATGATTAATTCTCATGAAGTGAATTGACAAGGAGGTCCCATGCTGTGATTCCATTGCCTCCAAACAATTGCTATTTCATTAGTCTATTTCATTTTTCGTGGTATTGCTTTTTAATTACTAGTTCAATTCTCTGTATTGGAGTATTCAACATCTTAAACAAGAAAGTAATTACCTTGTCCGATAAAGATGAATTATAACCCAAACATCCTCTGGAGCAATTGTAACTTCCTCTACATACTGCTCTCCAGAAATTTCTCTTAGCTCTCTGTATTTTTGCATCCTCTGGAGGCATTTCCATTCTTGCAAGCATTGCTGCctaattaaaaagtaataattaaGCATTTGGAACatattaaatgcattttaaaataatttgtagtGCATTTCTCTCTGTTATTCTAACAAATGCTTTGAGTAACCCTTCAGCTCAAGGTCTTCTAACATAATTTCAGAGCTGGAAAGGCTTCCATGCTAATCGTTATTCAATAAgataacattaaaatacattttctttgttttatattccTCAGTATCAGATTTGtgaaacctgaagaaaaaacatgttGCACAAAGGTTTATCATTTGagacaatggaagaaaaaaattaagcaggTACTAATTGTTTCTCTGAAAATGAGATTAGTTTGAGGAAGAACTACCAGTACAGACAATTTCACAAAAATTCATGAAAACTGAAATGTAAAAACAGTAGATGGCAGTCTTCatctataaaaatatttgtaaggtAGAAAAGGCAAGTGGCTCACTCAGATTTGTTGAACTAAAAGCAGCTATTAATTTTACTAACTGAAAGCCACTATATAAGTGGCTTTTTTCAAAAAAGATTAAATAATACATGTGCAATGTTGTTATACTCTAGCAACAATGTATTATAATTTAGGTTTGCAACTTCCACAGTTATGTGAATTATTATTTTCCTATGAGAATACAGCACTAAATACACTGTGTTTGCACTAGAATTATTTTAGTCATTTTAACAATGCAAAGTCAGTAATTACAGGTAGAATCcaaacagaagaaatatttttatcataTTGGCATTTTTATTCTGTGTAAACTGCACGTCTCATTTTTTGTAGTTACAGTACAAAGCTTTACAAAACTCAGCAGAGTACTTTGTAAAAAACCTAGAAAAATATACATGTGAATGTCCAATATAGCTAAAATGATTACATCTCCATACAAGCTGCGAAATTTTTCTGAACCTCAATTCATGAAACACATTGCCTCTGCATGGTATTGTGTGTGATTGGTGTACTATTAAACAGCTGAATAAGGCTGTGCCACAGTTATACCTCGGAACTGTATATGATATATCACAGAATTACACAATCACAGCagagctgaggttggaagggacttctggaggtcatctggtccgaCGCCCCGCTCATGCAGGGTCAGCCTTGAGCAGGCTGCCCACGACCACGTCCAGACAGCTTCAGAACATCTCCAAAAATGGCAACTCAACCACctcactgggcaacctgtgccagtgctcagtcaccctcacagtgaaaaagtgtttcctgatgttcagagggaacctcccgtttttcagtctgtgtccatcgcctctggtcctgtcactgggcaccaatgAAAACACTCTAGCTCTGTCTGCTTTGTACTCTCCGTTCAGATATTTATAGACACTGTGTCTTACTACACCTGTACATTTCAATAGCTTTCCTATCAGCTTCATCAAAGTCATCTTCAGCTTCTTTCAGTTCTTCAAGATTCATCCTTTCATATGGTTTCactacaaacaacaaacaaaaacttagTCACCTTTTGTGCTCCAAAGTGTctacaaacattttaaatgtatGAAAAGTATTACAAAGACATGAagctaatgaaagaaaaagatgtaCTAATTTCAGAAATCAGTAAACTTTAGCATAACTCTgcataagagaaagaaaaattcagTTTATTTAACTGTAATTGtatgagaaaacacagaaatgcaggaGTAGATCACTATCAATTTTTCAGAACGTGAATCTTGCTTATACTGACTGGTTCCTTTACGAAATTATGAAAATTAATTATCCATACATGTTACATGCCATAATGTTTGTCACTAACTGTGTTGTATGTTTAATTCAGAATCCTTTTTAAAATAACCAAGTGAAaatgatttaaataaaaatataattattgtaCAATGTCTAAGTTACAAGAAGCATTATTGAAAATACCTTCACTTTTCAAATTTTCCTATACTAATGGCACgcatttttaattttacttgcCTTCTGCTGCTTTCTGTGAGTGTAAAACGATTTCTGCAGTTTCatcttttggtttttcttttggaGGAAGAATTCCAAAATGTCTCAGTATGTCATTCCATTGAGTATCTTCATTTGGATCCTGTTTTAATATTATGAAACAAAACTAAATCAGCAAATCAACCTTCTGTGTCCTTTTTTGAGCCAAAATCAGGCCTTTTTCACTTTGACATATATTAAGGAAACCCTTACTTAAATGCTACAATACCTTCATGGACCATCCTCTACCATGAATTTTTATTTGCCATTTTTCACTTCTGaacagaaaacagcaagaaaataagagagtgtcctggttttgttaaaaaacaagtttcttttttagtggattctgcctgtcagctaaagccttcatattagctgcattttcctggagaaccagacacatgttttggtaaacctagcaatggaatgcaaactttattgataagcacagatggacatctcgcgagaggggcaacgagaaactggtgaccaagaaactgaccaaccagtgtataacattccattcacgtgaatacttcatataaaagtgggagatcacgaggatctcgtcctttttccttccctttttcctcatggctgacattaggagaggaccttgctggtcgtccctgcgaactgaggcctagtgagagactgaatccagctccggttggctacagagtctaatccaggactttgggtgctggctctgcggttgctgagactttcaagattggttttgtatattttgtattattttctctattcttattagcagcattagtaaaacatctttaacttttccaactctcttctctctgtccttctttccctcccgatcgcctgtcctgagtgggaaggggggagagggaggggcaaaagggggaagtgcagggagaggaggttaacaatacatctgccagggtttgattgtcaccccgcaatcttaaccctcgacagagagaaagaaaactcaaAAGGTAAGCATAAAGAAACAACCAGTTTCCAAAATATCAGCTAAAAATCGTCTAAAAGATATATGGAAACCTATTTCAGAAACCCCAAACTGTTCTGCTTACTTAAACACAGTTACAGAACCAAACCTTTATACAGGCAAGATTTTTTAATCAGTATTTTTATGTTACTACTAAGAATATGGTATTGACATTGTGAATAAACATGTAAAAGCATGCGTAGAATCAGAAGAAAAagacctttttattttaaatgagtgATTAATATGTTAACATAAGCTACTTCATACATCATGTTTATAGCACAGGAGTTCTGTAGGTGTAAAGTCTACATTTGTAGTAATTTTAATTAAATGGTTAAGATAAAGGAACTGCATGCTGGTTACAAGACTGCATCCTACTGAAATTATCCCATTAAAATAATCTGTTTATTGTAACTGGACTGCTGTTGAAATGGTAGAATAGCAACACATTAGGAGGCCTCGAATATG
This genomic stretch from Patagioenas fasciata isolate bPatFas1 chromosome 4, bPatFas1.hap1, whole genome shotgun sequence harbors:
- the PDCL2 gene encoding phosducin-like protein 2; amino-acid sequence: MSRPGLRASGLGLSAVSNDHQRPPATTVTAGVGGLTPSQRPLLSCRPRVRVPVRTALGPGGCHAGGHGGSPQLRAVLVGQQLRVMRELEQWGRLRGPCCAAWPGKERRKDPNEDTQWNDILRHFGILPPKEKPKDETAEIVLHSQKAAEVKPYERMNLEELKEAEDDFDEADRKAIEMYRQQCLQEWKCLQRMQKYRELREISGEQYVEEVTIAPEDVWVIIHLYRTSIPMCLLVNGHLSLLVRKFPGVKFLKAIVNSCIQNYNDRCLPTILLYKTGEIKGRFIGIAECGGIYLKVEELEWKLAEVGAIETDLKENPQKSIMNIMTLTVQNISAHEDTNTKNSDVMKPHIT